CGGCACCGCCACGCCCCAGATGCGCTTGTCGTGCACCTCCAGCGGCAGGGTGCGCCGCGTGCCCATCGCCGCCGACTCCAGCGTGAACTCGCCCTCGAGCGCCTTGGCGGCGTGCACGGTGCTCATCCCGGCGCGGCAGAGGTCCGTCAACTCGTGGCGCGAGTCCACGACCGTGTCGACGGCCGCCATGAACTCCTTCATCAGCGCGTCGCGCTTGCCCTTGAGCAGCCGCGCCCCCTCGACCGCGGTCGTGATCTGCCCCTTGAGGGCCAGCAGCTCCATCCGGGTCGGGTTGACGCGCGCCACGGGCCTCGCCCCCTACGGATAGACGGAGTCGCGCTTCTCTTCGTGCTCGAGGATGTCCTCCTCGATGCGCCGGTAGTACTTGTGGAGGATGCCCTTCTGCACGCGGATCAACTCCTCCTCGGGGAGCGCGCCGAGGATCCGCCAGCCCAGGTCGAGGGTCTCCTCGATGCCGCGGTCGGCCGCGCCCTGGCCGACGAACATGCGCTCGAACTGCTCGGCCACCGCGAGGTACTTGCGGTCCAGCTCGGAGAGCCCGCCCTCGCCGACGATCGCCTCGAGCCGGCGCAGGTCGCGACCCTGGGCGTACGCCGAGTAGAGCTGGTCGGCGAGCCCCTTGTGGTCCTCGCGCGTCTTGCCCGCCCCGAGGCCGAGGTTCATCAGCCGCGAGAGCGAGGGGAGCACGTCGATCGGCGGGTAGACGCCCTTGCGGTGCAGCGCGCGCGAGAGCACCACCTGCCCCTCGGTGATGTACCCGGTGAGGTCCGGGATCGGGTGCGTGATGTCGTCGTCGGGCATCGAGAGGATCGGGATCTGCGTGATCGACCCGGGCTTGCCCCGCACGCGCCCGGCTCGCTCGTAGATCGTCGCCAGGTCGCTGTAGAGGTAGCCGGGGTAGCCGCGGCGGCCGGGGATCTCCTCGCGCGCCGTCGAGACCTCGCGCACGGCCTCGCAGTAGTTGGTCATGTCGGTCAGCAGCACGAGCACGTGCAGGCCCCGCTCGAAGGCCAGGTACTCGGCGGCGGTCAGCGCGAAGCGCGGCGTGAGGATGCGCTCGATCGTCGGGTCGTCCGCGCGGTTGAGATAGATCACGGTGCGGTCCAGCGCCCCCGATTCCTCGAAGCTCGCGAGGAA
The bacterium genome window above contains:
- a CDS encoding V-type ATP synthase subunit B: LFLGGVSRATVGELVRIRPPEGPERRGQVLEVSERNVVVQVFEETAGIDAERTRVLFTADLARADLAPEMLGRVFNGAGLPIDGGPPLVPERRVDINGQPMNPAAREKPADFIQTGISTIDGLTTLVRGQKLPIFSGAGLPANEIAAQIVRQAQVRGEGEQFAVIFAAMGITFREASFFLASFEESGALDRTVIYLNRADDPTIERILTPRFALTAAEYLAFERGLHVLVLLTDMTNYCEAVREVSTAREEIPGRRGYPGYLYSDLATIYERAGRVRGKPGSITQIPILSMPDDDITHPIPDLTGYITEGQVVLSRALHRKGVYPPIDVLPSLSRLMNLGLGAGKTREDHKGLADQLYSAYAQGRDLRRLEAIVGEGGLSELDRKYLAVAEQFERMFVGQGAADRGIEETLDLGWRILGALPEEELIRVQKGILHKYYRRIEEDILEHEEKRDSVYP